The following coding sequences are from one Desulfonatronum thioautotrophicum window:
- a CDS encoding ABC transporter substrate-binding protein yields MRIIRIFLGLMIVGLLSACTQTVNDDSVQNDVPGVSDSEILIGSSLALSGHAGFLGTQTLNGALSYINHINELGGVHGRRIQVIAYDDGYDPPRCLANTQKLIVEDQVFALFSYVGTPTTVKILPLIEQAQVPLLGIFSGANAFREPFNRNIVNIRASYYQETHEVVRHFVEDLGLTRIAVFYQYDAYGFDGLKGTELALRYYDLAPVARGSYTRGTQDVEEGLEVIMESQAEAVIMIGTYDACAKFIRLARSQGFFPLFHNVSFVGTEELIRILGRDGDGVIITQVVPPPDSLESQALLWGVVEYLERHRRAFPEDNPNLVALEGYINAKVLVEGLRRAGPSLSRARFIDAIQSIQNFSLGIANTLTFGPTNHQGLDRVYFTIIQDGRLEILTDWEKLTTEVQPAEPVDCP; encoded by the coding sequence ATGCGCATCATCAGAATTTTTCTTGGTTTGATGATAGTTGGTTTGCTTTCCGCCTGCACCCAGACCGTCAACGATGACTCCGTGCAGAATGACGTGCCCGGAGTGAGCGATTCGGAGATTTTGATTGGGTCGTCGTTGGCGTTGAGTGGGCATGCGGGTTTTTTGGGGACGCAGACCTTGAATGGGGCGTTGTCATACATCAACCATATCAATGAACTCGGCGGGGTGCACGGGCGCAGGATTCAGGTGATCGCCTATGATGACGGGTATGATCCGCCTCGGTGTCTGGCAAATACGCAAAAGTTGATTGTCGAGGACCAAGTGTTTGCTCTCTTTAGTTATGTCGGTACGCCAACGACTGTCAAGATTTTACCCCTGATTGAACAGGCTCAGGTTCCGCTCCTGGGCATCTTCAGTGGGGCCAACGCCTTTCGGGAGCCGTTCAACCGGAACATCGTGAATATCCGGGCCTCCTACTATCAAGAAACCCATGAGGTTGTCCGCCATTTTGTCGAAGACCTCGGCCTGACCAGAATTGCTGTTTTTTATCAATATGATGCGTATGGTTTCGACGGCCTGAAAGGGACGGAGCTGGCCTTGAGGTACTATGATCTGGCTCCGGTGGCCAGGGGCAGCTATACCCGGGGAACCCAGGACGTCGAAGAGGGTCTGGAGGTGATCATGGAATCCCAGGCCGAGGCCGTGATCATGATCGGAACATATGATGCCTGCGCGAAATTTATTCGCCTGGCCCGTTCCCAAGGATTTTTTCCGCTGTTTCACAATGTGTCCTTTGTCGGCACCGAGGAGTTGATTCGCATATTGGGAAGGGACGGCGACGGAGTCATCATTACCCAAGTGGTTCCCCCTCCGGACTCCCTGGAATCCCAGGCATTGTTATGGGGTGTCGTGGAGTATCTGGAACGGCACAGACGGGCATTCCCCGAGGATAACCCTAATCTGGTAGCTTTGGAGGGGTACATCAACGCCAAGGTGCTGGTGGAGGGTTTGCGGCGGGCCGGCCCAAGCTTGAGTCGTGCCCGGTTTATTGACGCCATCCAATCGATTCAAAATTTTTCTTTGGGAATAGCCAATACCTTGACCTTCGGGCCGACGAACCATCAGGGGCTTGATCGGGTCTACTTTACGATCATCCAGGACGGGCGGCTGGAGATATTGACGGATTGGGAAAAGCTTACGACCGAAGTACAACCAGCAGAACCAGTGGATTGTCCGTAG